One genomic region from Ptychodera flava strain L36383 chromosome 5, AS_Pfla_20210202, whole genome shotgun sequence encodes:
- the LOC139132484 gene encoding uncharacterized protein, whose translation MDESASIRSFGSRLQIIKQSIAHEENIERILLDKLSNPEYYFSCLNAELQRSDEVIVNHNQLDAFIKGQHPDAPYILTHYKERLERCYEIKDKLKLTDIGNILDYAEEVIKKDGIAYASTQRTSPKRKQAVENFRTCINMVGQILECYQQGSIKSELLANTEIERRYYTEDLKFRKSDQNYRALLASCGEQPLAWIYIKVLHLCKVTLLQILTQWIPEWMVKLSHSEEMCKSLVKRLTNILQYEKLETRPREVKLHRVNFNSVFLTWEPGHADDQDQVFYIKCCPCEPDDSVSEVMSEETASNSLTLKGLCQGKSYELTVISKTRLRTTKSKRLRVTIPEERTSIEAHVKDWSPSSLTVCWNATPSDGNYEYRVEYWNLSTDGGLQKTMPVRGVSEYCVDDLSPDTEYKLMVCLSDHTTTVRSQPITHKTRALEPVQIMVDEVTAFSVTFKWTEECEPGECHYYVEYRELGSTVNGCKIVSEEGVDKSEEGIDKYCLDGLQPDTEYEIILYRQMNSIVNQSQPLKAKTQAREERDDEVLLIHGNFGADGGQVRSERCGIAVHVPPESVRAETGEAVVEISVVDDNPITSDSQMKASNSIRTEFDPSNITDPVTITVPLAIVTDSEQMVPRVLRIVEGQASSDSRPTSSEASVVVTQNREAIITTPIPGIYTLIADVGNGRNRTQLPPKTMRVVIYMSYDGQKLATLRVHFISDTNDSEELVRQEERVLQQNTGITSKECTIAKRFSIFQSKGNIMVKNCLVDDTTSWTSANRKTATFSYHMSWIETRAKPETSSLITSTPVVLVR comes from the exons ATGGATGAGAGCGCATCCATCAGAAGCTTTGGCAGCCGTTTGCAGATCATAAAGCAGAGTATAGCACACGAAGAAAACATCGAACGGATATTGCTTGACAAACTCAGCAATCCCGAATACTATTTCTCTTGTTTAAACGCCGAACTCCAACGTTCCGATGAAGTGATCGTCAACCACAATCAGTTGGACGCGTTTATCAAGGGACAGCATCCAGACGCGCCGTACATTCTAACCCATTATAAAGAAAGACTGGAGAGGTGCTACGAGATCAAAGACAAGCTGAAGCTAACGgatattggtaacattttagaTTATGCTGAAGAAGTCATTAAAAAGGACGGAATTGCGTATGCGTCTACACAGAGGACCTCTCCAAAGAGGAAACAAGCTGTGGAAAATTTTAGAACTTGTATAAACATGGTTGGTCAAATTCTTGAATGTTATCAACAAGGTTCCATAAAAAGCGAGCTTCTTGCCAACACGGAAATTGAGAGAAGATACTACACTGAAGACTTGAAGTTCCGTAAGAGTGATCAAAATTACCGCGCCCTCTTGGCGAGTTGTGGAGAGCAACCATTAGCGTGGATTTACATAAAAGTGTTGCACCTATGTAAAGTAACGCTGCTCCAAATTTTGACCCAATGGATACCAGAATGGATGGTGAAATTGTCTCATTCGGAAGAGATGTGTAAATCACTCGTTAAGAGACTTACAAATATTTTGCAGTATGAGAAGTTGGAAACGCGCCCTCGTG aagtAAAGCTCCACAGAGTAAATTTCAACTCTGTGTTCTTGACCTGGGAGCCTGGTCACGCCGACGACCAAGATCAAGTGTTCTACATCAAATGTTGTCCCTGCGAGCCAGATGATTCGGTTTCTGAAGTCATGTCAGAAGAAACAGCCTCAAATTCACTTACTTTGAAAGGTCTGTGCCAAGGCAAGTCCTACGAACTCACAGTGATCTCCAAAACCCGCCTGCGAACGACCAAAAGTAAACGACTGCGTGTAACGATTCCCGAAGAGC GTACTTCAATAGAAGCTCACGTGAAGGATTGGAGTCCATCCTCCCTGACTGTTTGTTGGAATGCGACTCCATCagatggaaactatgaatacaGAGTTGAATATTGGAATCTTTCGACGGACGGTGGATTGCAAAAGACGATGCCGGTCAGAGGAGTTTCTGAATACTGTGTCGATGACCTGAGTCCGGACACTGAGTATAAGTTAATGGTCTGCTTGAGTGATCATACCACCACAGTACGCAGTCAACCTATAACACATAAAACAAGAG CGTTAGAACCAGTCCAAATCATGGTCGATGAAGTCACAGCTTTCTCAGTGACCTTTAAATGGACAGAAGAGTGCGAACCTGGAGAGTGCCACTACTACGTAGAATACCGTGAATTGGGAAGCACGGTGAACGGATGCAAAATAGTGTCTGAGGAGGGTGTCGATAAATCTGAGGAGGGTATCGATAAATACTGTCTAGATGGACTTCAACCTGATACTGAATACGAGATTATTCTATACCGGCAGATGAACTCTATTGTTAATCAAAGTCAGCCCCTAAAAGCTAAAACACAAg CTAGGGAAGAAAGGGATGACGAAGTGCTTCTGATTCACGGAAACTTTGGAGCTGATGGAGGCCAGGTCAGAAGTGAACGGTGCGGTATTGCGGTACACGTTCCACCGGAATCTGTCAGGGCAGAAACCGGTGAAGCTGTTGTTGAGATTTCAGTAGTAGACGATAACCCGATAACTTCAGACAGTCAGATGAAAGCGTCTAATTCAATCAGAACAGAATTCGATCCATCAAACATCACTGATCCAGTGACTATTACAGTACCACTGGCGATTGTAACCGACAGTGAACAAATGGTTCCGAGAGTTCTAAGAATTGTCGAAGGCCAAGCAAGTTCTGATTCTAGGCCAACGTCCTCAGAGGCCAGTGTCGTTGTAACCCAAAACAGAGAGGCGATTATTACGACACCCATTCCAGGGATATACACACTTATCGCTGACGTAGGCAATGGAAGAAATCGGACGCAACTTCCACCAAAGACCATGAGAGTCGTCATCTACATGTCCTATGATGGCCAGAAATTAGCCACTTTACGCGTGCATTTCATCAGCGATACAAATGATTCCGAAGAG TTGGTCCGACAAGAAGAGAGAGTTCTTCAGCAGAATACGGGCATAACGAGCAAAGAGTGTACGATCGCTAAAAGGTTTTCGATATTCCAAAGCAAAGGTAACATCATGGTGAAAAATTGTCTCGTGGATGATACAACATCTTGGACATCCGCCAATAGAAAG ACAGCCACGTTCAGCTATCACATGTCATGGATTGAAACAAGAGCCAAACCAGAGACTTCATCTTTAATAACATCAACACCGGTGGTTCTGGTGAGATGA